Proteins encoded within one genomic window of Ascaphus truei isolate aAscTru1 chromosome 8, aAscTru1.hap1, whole genome shotgun sequence:
- the LOC142501529 gene encoding guanine nucleotide-binding protein subunit alpha-15-like — translation MPWCCCTCYLSEDEKAALAINREIERILRDQKKRNRSELKILLLGTGESGKSTFIKQMRIIHGAGFSEVDRRKYALLVHQNIVTCMQSLIRAMETLRVPYDWEENKWNGKLISEVDMYKAHLMEKQQVDAIKKLWGDPGIRRCYERRREFQLLDSAKYYLSNLERISQDGYLPTDEDILRIRIPTTGINEYCFSVEKMNLRIVDVGGQKSERRKWIHCFQNVAALIYLASLSEYDQRLEENSKDNRMQESLALFRSILVLPWFRETPIILFLNKTDLLAEKICISDLATYFPLFEGPPRDVEAAKKFIKSSYTEIFTITEVQGDTEKTARDRILYPHYTCATDTQSIRKVFNNVKESVLMKSLKEFSLV, via the exons ATGCCGTGGTGCTGCTGTACCTGCTACCTGTCTGAGGATGAGAAAGCTGCTCTGGCCATCAACAGGGAGATTGAGAGGATCCTGCGGGACCAGAAGAAAAGGAACCGCAGTGAGCTGAAGATCCTGTTGCTGG GGACAGGAGAGAGCGGGAAGAGCACCTTTATCAAGCAGATGCGCATTATCCACGGGGCGGGCTTTTCGGAGGTGGACCGGAGGAAGTACGCCCTCCTTGTCCATCAGAACATTGTCACCTGTATGCAGTCCCTGATCAGAGCCATGGAGACTCTGCGAGTCCCCTACGACTGGGAGGAGAACAAG TGGAATGGGAAGCTGATAAGTGAAGTGGACATGTATAAAGCTCACCTGATGGAGAAGCAGCAGGTGGATGCCATCAAAAAACTGTGGGGCGACCCTGGAATCCGCAGGTGTTACGAGAGAAGGAGGGAATTCCAGCTCCTGGACTCAGCCAAGTA TTATCTGTCCAATCTGGAGCGCATCTCTCAGGACGGGTACCTGCCCACGGACGAGGACATCCTGAGGATCCGAATACCGACCACAGGAATCAACGAGTACTGCTTCTCTGTGGAGAAGATGAACctcag GATCGTGGATGTGGGAGGGCAAAAGTCAGAACGCAGGAAGTGGATTCACTGTTTCCAGAACGTGGCCGCTCTTATTTACTTAGCGTCTCTGAGTGAATATGACCAGCGACTGGAGGAGAACAGCAAGGAT AACCGCATGCAGGAGAGTCTGGCACTGTTCCGGAGCATCCTCGTGCTACCCTGGTTCCGGGAAACCCCCATCATCCTTTTTCTCAACAAAACTGACCTGCTTGCTGAGAAGATCTGCATCTCCGACCTGGCTACCTACTTCCCCCTCTTCGAAG GTCCCCCCCGTGATGTTGAGGCCGCTAAGAAGTTTATCAAGAGTTCTTACACAGAGATCTTCACTATTACCGAAGTGCAAGGTGACACGGAGAAGACGGCCCGGGACAGAATTTTATACCCCCACTACACCTGTGCCACGGACACGCAGAGCATCCGCAAGGTGTTCAACAACGTTAAGGAGTCTGTGCTCATGAAGAGCTTGAAGGAGTTCTCCTTGGTGTGA